The Lycium ferocissimum isolate CSIRO_LF1 chromosome 10, AGI_CSIRO_Lferr_CH_V1, whole genome shotgun sequence genome window below encodes:
- the LOC132035340 gene encoding LOB domain-containing protein 38-like → MSCNGCRVLRRRCSENCTLRACLDGIDDPRAQGNATLFVSKFFGRSDLMAFISAVPENRRPALFKSLLFEACGRTVNPVTGAVGLLSTGNWHVCQKAVQTVLAGGNLWPVFAGILTDEASEFFSCGGARDIPNELSNKSGSLIHGSDHMDKTEWIGSETELSDVSLGLDSGNGYDGVKGEPKLLNLFV, encoded by the exons ATGAGCTGCAACGGGTGCAGAGTATTACGAAGAAGATGCAGTGAAAATTGTACCTTAAGGGCGTGTTTGGATGGGATTGATGATCCTCGAGCACAGGGTAACGCTACTCTCTTTGTCTCCAAGTTTTTTGGCCGTAGCGATCTCATGGCCTTCATCTCCGCTGTCCCTGAAAATCGAAGACCTG CTTTGTTTAAATCGCTGTTGTTCGAAGCGTGTGGACGGACTGTGAATCCGGTGACCGGTGCGGTAGGTCTTTTATCGACGGGTAACTGGCACGTGTGTCAAAAGGCGGTTCAAACTGTTCTCGCTGGCGGCAATCTATGGCCTGTTTTTGCCGGAATTCTAACTGACGAAGCCTCGGAATTCTTCAGTTGCGGCGGCGCGCGGGATATTCCAAACGAGTTATCGAATAAATCCGGATCGTTGATCCATGGATCGGATCACATGGATAAAACGGAGTGGATCGGTTCGGAGACTGAGTTATCGGATGTGTCGTTGGGTTTGGATAGTGGTAATGGATATGATGGTGTGAAGGGAGAACCAAAacttttgaatctcttcgtttGA